The Cellulomonas fulva genome includes a window with the following:
- a CDS encoding SigE family RNA polymerase sigma factor — MDSERSPCGTLSGESSPTSNVRRVVDREHPVSPSLISGGVAVPDDTYVALQGEHQLNLTKADHDAEFAAFVVADGPSLHRMARLLCGNLDRADELTQAALVKTYIAWRSARRGEPLAYARRVLANARIDTWRSRRREVLTAPESMPEPGRLSRHEFTGDDAMLRSLAELPLQRRRVVVLRYAVGLPELEVAEMLGISVGAVKSAASRGLAQLRHALDTTPDDGSDR; from the coding sequence GTGGACTCCGAGCGATCGCCGTGCGGCACCCTTTCGGGTGAATCGAGCCCGACGAGCAACGTCAGACGGGTCGTGGATCGTGAACACCCTGTGAGTCCATCCCTCATCTCGGGAGGCGTTGCCGTGCCCGACGACACCTACGTGGCGCTCCAGGGCGAGCATCAGCTCAACCTGACGAAGGCCGATCACGACGCCGAGTTCGCCGCGTTCGTCGTGGCGGACGGCCCCTCGCTGCACCGCATGGCACGTCTGCTCTGCGGCAACCTCGACCGGGCGGACGAGCTCACGCAGGCGGCCCTCGTGAAGACCTACATCGCGTGGCGGTCGGCCCGGCGGGGCGAGCCCCTCGCCTACGCGCGTCGCGTGCTGGCGAACGCCCGTATCGACACCTGGCGGTCACGCCGCCGGGAGGTCCTCACCGCGCCCGAGTCGATGCCCGAACCGGGACGCCTGTCGCGCCACGAGTTCACGGGAGACGACGCGATGCTCCGATCTCTCGCGGAGCTTCCCTTGCAGCGACGCCGCGTCGTGGTGCTCCGCTACGCGGTCGGGCTCCCTGAGCTGGAGGTCGCCGAGATGCTCGGGATCAGCGTTGGAGCAGTGAAGTCCGCCGCGTCGCGCGGCCTCGCGCAGCTGCGCCACGCACTGGACACGACGCCGGACGACGGGAGCGATCGATGA